A genomic segment from Deltaproteobacteria bacterium encodes:
- a CDS encoding aspartate-semialdehyde dehydrogenase, translated as MIRDLEESNIKDINVRLFASPRSKGAKVTFRGRTLEVEAFTTEALQGIPYVLMSAGGSFSKEHSKALVAQGSIVIDNSSAWRMDPHSALVVPEVNGHLLKRDAKPQIIANPNCSTIQMVVALKPLADLFGLDLVQVATYQSVSGTGQKGIAELAAQLEAKMKFQEVEPKAYAQPIAFNLLPGIDVYDSAGHCYEEVKMVQETRKIMELPSLDVLASTVRVPTFHCHGEMVTVKLKKAITREEALAAFRRAPGIVLNEIDDHAAQPTPRKVTGDGRVFVSRVRLQHGHSSSTWLQFWNVADNLKKGAATNAVQILGALVGAPA; from the coding sequence ATGATTCGCGACCTCGAAGAGTCCAACATCAAAGATATCAATGTACGCTTGTTTGCCTCGCCGCGGTCTAAGGGTGCGAAAGTAACGTTTCGTGGTCGCACCCTAGAGGTGGAAGCTTTTACTACCGAAGCCCTGCAGGGTATTCCCTACGTGCTGATGAGCGCCGGCGGGTCGTTTTCGAAAGAGCACAGCAAGGCGCTAGTCGCACAAGGCTCGATCGTGATCGATAACAGCAGTGCGTGGCGCATGGATCCTCACAGTGCGCTAGTTGTACCTGAGGTCAATGGCCATCTCCTCAAGCGTGATGCTAAGCCACAAATTATCGCTAACCCGAATTGCTCAACGATCCAGATGGTGGTTGCTCTCAAGCCGCTAGCCGATCTTTTTGGTCTCGACTTAGTGCAGGTGGCCACCTATCAGTCGGTCTCTGGTACGGGACAAAAAGGGATCGCCGAGCTGGCGGCGCAACTTGAAGCCAAGATGAAGTTTCAAGAGGTCGAGCCCAAAGCTTACGCGCAGCCGATTGCTTTCAACTTACTGCCAGGGATCGACGTCTACGACAGTGCTGGCCACTGTTACGAAGAAGTGAAAATGGTCCAGGAGACGCGGAAGATTATGGAGCTTCCAAGTCTTGACGTCCTGGCTTCGACGGTGCGCGTGCCGACCTTCCATTGCCACGGCGAAATGGTGACGGTGAAACTCAAGAAGGCTATCACCCGTGAGGAAGCGTTGGCGGCCTTTAGACGGGCACCAGGTATCGTCTTGAACGAGATCGACGACCATGCCGCCCAACCAACTCCGCGTAAGGTCACTGGCGATGGTCGTGTGTTTGTAAGCCGGGTGAGGCTACAGCATGGACATAGCAGTTCAACGTGGCTGCAATTCTGGAACGTCGCTGATAACCTGAAGAAGGGTGCAGCGACAAACGCCGTGCAGATACTTGGGGCACTCGTTGGAGCGCCAGCTTAA
- the pssA gene encoding CDP-diacylglycerol--serine O-phosphatidyltransferase: protein MIAVKRPKLGGAVYILPNLLTAGNLFWGFFAINKSLVGEWAPAGAAILLAAVFDVLDGRVARLTKGTSEFGVQFDSLCDLVSFGCAPAIMMHQYSLSNFGRVGWLICFLFMACGALRLARFNVQSSIGKAAGDFTGLPIPMAAFVVATFILVTNELGTDPTTWLGGLYNQYVPAAGFKAAFLLTVAPLLSFAMVSNIVYRSHKVLKVKGVKPFRVLAVSIFVITLLAYQPEALGFLFAAFYALSGPVEWALGWKKLTEDDEIFTPLEDHSIIEPDHDYSDDTEGAKFP, encoded by the coding sequence GTGATCGCAGTGAAACGGCCTAAACTCGGTGGTGCGGTTTACATACTCCCCAACCTACTCACTGCAGGGAACTTGTTCTGGGGCTTTTTTGCCATCAATAAATCTCTGGTCGGCGAGTGGGCTCCTGCCGGTGCCGCCATTTTGCTCGCGGCGGTGTTTGACGTTTTGGATGGGCGTGTTGCTCGTCTCACTAAGGGGACTAGCGAGTTTGGCGTCCAGTTCGACTCACTTTGCGACCTCGTGTCTTTTGGCTGCGCTCCGGCCATCATGATGCATCAATACAGCCTGAGCAATTTTGGTCGCGTGGGCTGGCTCATATGTTTTCTCTTTATGGCCTGTGGTGCCCTTCGCCTGGCACGGTTCAACGTGCAGAGTTCGATCGGTAAGGCGGCCGGGGACTTCACGGGTTTACCGATCCCCATGGCGGCCTTTGTCGTCGCGACCTTTATCTTGGTCACCAATGAGCTTGGTACCGATCCAACGACTTGGCTGGGCGGACTTTATAACCAATATGTCCCGGCGGCTGGATTTAAGGCGGCGTTTTTACTGACTGTTGCTCCCCTCCTGTCGTTTGCCATGGTGAGCAACATTGTGTACCGCAGCCATAAAGTGCTGAAGGTCAAGGGTGTCAAACCGTTCCGGGTTTTGGCTGTGTCGATCTTTGTGATTACACTTTTGGCCTATCAGCCTGAGGCTCTCGGCTTTCTTTTTGCCGCATTTTATGCTCTTAGTGGTCCTGTCGAATGGGCTCTGGGCTGGAAAAAGCTCACCGAGGACGACGAGATCTTCACTCCCCTCGAAGATCACTCCATCATCGAACCCGATCACGATTATTCTGACGATACAGAAGGAGCTAAATTTCCGTGA